TCCCTTCCCTGGTCATCTGATCAAATATATAATAGCAGTACTTATGCATATCTACAAATCAGTTGAGTCTGTAGTATTATTAGCCATGATTATCATAAATGTGTTCTGTATATGCTAATTTGTTATATATTACTTCTGTTTTTCCCATTGTAGGCATATTTTAGTAGCGGAGGTGAGAAATTATTAGCACTGGCTGAAGCTTTGCTTAAAAAGCACATAAGTTCACATAGTTTACATGAGCCAGAAGGTATCCCTGCTTATCTAAGATGCGCCATTTACCatgttgtatttttttttttgcttgcaGAAGTGTTATCCTCTGTTAACATGGTTATAATACTTGCAGCGCTCGCCCTCTATATTTCAATTCTGGAACAACAGGCGAAGTATGATGCTGCTTTAGAAATTCTTTCTGGAGATTTGGGGTCTCTTATGGGAAGGGAGGAGGACAAGCTTCGTACGCAggtaatttcaatttcaattttctTTGACAGTGTCTTGTTTTTTAAATAGTATACTATTCATCTAAATTACAAGTCACAGTTAAAGTAGTTTATTGAACTGTGATGTTAGTGAAAATGTTAAGCTCCATTAATGTTTTTATTGTCGGTTTCCAGAAAAGCACTACACACTATCTTGTAATGTCGGTTGCACCAGCCTACAATAGACTCCTTTAACTTGTCCCTTTTTTCGTCTCCCTATCAAAAATCTTGCTAATGAAAGTGAGAACCACTTACATTTTGTCTGACTTCAAGTTGACAGGGACGACTTCTTACTCAAGCGTGTAACTATGTGGCTGCTTCTGAGATATATCAGAAGGTTCTTGAATCCTGGTAATTCTTCCATCATTAACTACTTATATGTATTCTCAATTGTTCTACAAAGCCAACTTCTGCTTAAACACACGTAATCAACTTGTTCCGAGACATGTGCTGTTCTAGACATCTATTAAACAGCTTACTTATAGGAAGGAGTAGCACAGTAGCACCTTCCAAGTACCAACTACTCTCTTCACAATCATACTTCATGATATTCATAACACTATAAATGTGCTACAAACTCACCTGCCAGGCCTGTCGATTTCGATTGCTGTTTGATTCTTAGAATTGCATCAATTTACCCTATGTTGGTTTAAAACAAATCATTAGATTCATGCAGTCCTTATTTAGACCTAAGCTTTCGAGTTGAATCTCAATTAGGTAACATTGCTATATATTTCTCTGTTTTGTTTTCATTTGTTTCTTTCTCCTTGCTCAAGTTATTGCAGCATATTTTATCCATATATTCAGCCATTGGAAATTTTCCTTTCTGTTTAGTTTTTGATAATTGTGCTCTCTTCTTTTGACTGGGCAGTCCTGATGACTGGGAGTCCTTTCTCCATTATTTAGGCTGTTTGCTTGAGCGCGATGTGAACTTGCCTAAGCCAGCCACTGGCCAACATACTTGCTCCTCTTGCTCAGTAGGTTCGGCTATGTTGAACAAGACCTCTCTTAGTGAGGAGCTGGTACTTCCTCCACCTGAAGCAATTCTTGTTTACCTTTTCCTGGTGACTTGCATCTGATTTACTGAAAATACATGTTTGTAGGTCGAATCTCGCCTTGCAAGTGCATTATCATTTGTGCAAAAGCTACAAAAAAGTGATTCTGGTGACTTTGTCAGAGGACCTCACTTAGCCATTATTGAAATTGAACGGCAACACCGCCTCAATGGTAAAACAAACGATAGAAAGTTTATGGAAGCTTTGGTGAACTATTTCCACAGGTCTGTCTGTGTGCATCTTCTTTCTGTCTATGTCCATCTGGAATCTATTTATACTCTATACTATGTGCAAGAATGACTGAAACCACAGCCTTTAGTTTGCAATAAGCCAGTGTCTGGTGCTTTTGAAGTTTTGATATCCATTACAGTTCATGGATTCTTGTATTTGTTGTTGCATTTTGAACTAGGAAGTTGATCAAATATTTGTCTGTATATTCACTTCTCTCCCTTGAAGTTCTGATATACACTACAGTTTATGAATTCTTGTATTAATTGTTACAACTTGAACGTGAAAGTTGATTGAATGTTTGTCTATTTATATTCACTTCTCTCTCTTGTCATGTGTACAATTCATGAAAAGTTGTCTTCGTACCATCTCCTGCCTGCTCGGTATCAGAAATACCCAACCAAAAATCTGTGTACTCTACCTATCTACATCCTTGTATATACTGCTTTTTTTTTATTTGATAGTTGACACCATTACATTGCTTCACTTCCTGTAGGCTATAGCCAACCATTACAAATGACCCATGCTGTTGCAAAAGCATGGGTATAAGCTAAAATTTTCCTGTTCATAGTTCTAAATCATGCACGCCATATGTGAATGACTTCTACATTTTAATGTGTGCCATTATATCTCCATTCCCTGTATGACACTATATCTCCATTGGCCTGTTGCCATTTTCTCCTAAAAGTAAAAATGCTGCTTGCTGAGTCCATATCATATTGTCCCTTGTACATTTGTGTCTATATATTTGTGCATTCTTGTGTACTACTGGATTTCCAAGATATCTCTAGTATTACACTGCAGAGCTTCTCGTATTTGCATTCTTGAAAATACAGATATATTTCCTTGATGTTTCACATCCATCTCTAATCTGTCGCTAAAATTAACTTTTGGCCTTGCAGATTCGGTCACTTGTCTTGCTCATCATCAGAtgttgaaatatatcttcacatgCTATCGAATGATGAAATAACCGAGTTGTTAGATACTGTATCCAGATCATTTGATGCGTCGTCTGTTTCAGTAAAAGCACTGGGTTTGACAATAACTACTTTCAAGGTTCAAGAACTTTTGGGAACATTTTTATCAAAGTCAACTGCAGGTCCACCTTCAGAAATCACACTATTATGTTTCTATATGTTTAATTTGGAAACTGTTCTGTGCTATTTTAACTGAGCCATTTATTCTTGTACCTTAAAATTCATATGCCAATTCAGATCTTCAGCGCACTGCAAAAGGAATGTTCGAGACATTTTACAAAAACTTGCCTCTCTCAAGAGACCTGGATCCCCAGGAAAGCATGCATGGCGAAGAACTGCTTTCTATGGCTAGCAGTATTCTTGTGCAGGTATGTATGCATCTAGCTGTAACTGATTATTTACTAGTACAATAGGGAATAATTGAATTCACCAAATCCTCGGGAAAGAGTGCGATTTAGTAATTTATGATCTGGATAGGGTTCTTCATAATTGATAATTCATACTCTAGTTTACTTTAGATAAGCTAATGTAGTAAATTCACTTCCTGAAAATTGATTTTATTTCCATTTGTTGCAGTCGGCAATTTAGTTACAATTACACAATATAATTTGGTGCTAAATATCTTTTAAACGGGTTAACCCACCTGGTCAATAACTCAGTACATTGAGCTTTATTTTTTCCGCATGAACTTGCCAGAACAATTCTGTTATCCAGTTACTTTCAGTTACATATTTCTCAGCGTGCTTTAGATTTAATACGTGTAAATCTCGCAAAAATACAAGTTTGATGTAAACCCAAACTTAAATATCAGTTTCACAGAACAACAAAGTGGTAACTAATTATATCACAAAGCTACAGACTTGAGGACCAGTTTCATGGAAGTAGATACTTAGGGCCAATTGCATCACAACGCAACATGTGTTTGGGTTTACATGGCATACCAGAATATCTCGCAAAAATTTTCACTAAACCTGGGTTCACATGGCATACCCACAAAAACATAAACCTGTAGTTTTATGATATGGTCGATCATCAATTTTGTAATTCTGTGAAAGGATTGTGATATTTGTACATTAAATTTATACCTGTGCAGAACTTACACCTTTAAATATTTGCACTAAAATATACCACTTGTGTTATGTCTTGAAACAGCTATTCTGGCGTACAAGGAACTTAGGATACTTACTGGAAGCAATTTTGGTGCTAGAGTTTGGATTGACTGTTCGCAAGTAAGTCTATTTGATATGCACGAATCTTCTGTTGGAACTTGGAACATGGGATCAGAAGATCCATTGTCTATCACTATCATTAGTCTTGGAATTCTGTACGGTTGATTTATTGTCAGTCAAGTTATGCTACCGCGCCGATTAATATGGAATACATTTGAAGCATAAGAGTATTTGTCAGCCAAATATCTAGTTTTTCATGATGTACTATCAAGTTATGTTACCGCGTCGATTAATACATTTGAAGCATAAGAGTATTTGTCGTCCAGTTGTTGTTGCCGTACTTGCACAGAAGTAGATCAGATATTGGATTTTATTCTAGTAGCAACAATCTCTTTCATTTTTTCTCTTATAATTTCAGTGACTTATGTGAATTGATTATTTAAATTGTGTGCATGTCCTGTGATAATATACTGTTTTGTTGATGAAGTCTAAAAAAACAAATGGTTAGTAAATAAATGCTTTAGTTTCACTTCATGAAGCAATGTGCCAAAGATAATGTCAAGCAAGGTGCAACCATATTCAATCAAGCCATGGTTTTGAAGGAAAAATGTATTGTTCCTATTTATGTAACTAGAAGCTGAATGATAATATGTATTTTGGTTGTCTGCTCAGGCATGTCTGGCAATACAAGATTACTCTGGTGCATCTGTACACTTACCTGGGAGCTCTTCCATTAGCACATCAATGGTAATCTTTGGCTTTGCATGTTTATTTTGAAGAATGTTCTCGCTATTTAGATTCCTGCATATGTTATAAACTGCTTACATTAATGTGCTGTACTGCGGACCATTTTTGGATAGTCCTAGATAACTCCATGTGTAAAGGTGCTTTCACAAGAAAATTCACTTGTTCCATCCCTCATGCTTCCGTTACATCTTATGTTCGTGTATAATGTTTGGTCCGTTAATCCCGTATATGCGTTGGCATTTTTTGGTTTATTTCCTCGAGGTTACTATCAGAACAGGTATCACCTATTGATGCTAAACTACATTCTTGCACAGGTATGCAAGCCTGGAGGTCAAAAACATTCTTCTGGAGTCTGTTTCGCACCACATCTTGCCACAGATGTTGATGTCTCCTTTCTTGCAACAAACAGCCAGTCTTGTTAAGGATTATCTCAAGttcatggatgatcatttgaaagAATCTGCTGACCTTACCTGTCTTGCATATAGGCACCGTACTTACTCAAAGGTAAGTAACAGCCTCTTCTCACTAATTGCGCATGTGTAACATAAAAGTATATAGTAATCTGTGTTTACCTGCTGATGGTGAGTACAATTACACAATTTGCACcatattgttcttactgttcatGACCAGGGTTTGAAAATACCCTGTCACCAGCAGGAACATACTGCTATGCAAACTGGAATCTAGGATGCCATATTTAGTTATTTAAATTATTGCATTATTTGTTAAATAATTTAGTTGCTGCCTATGGAAGCTTAGATCGTGTGACTTGTTTTCCATGCTTTGTGTTGGGCAAAGTTTATTTAAATGGTTATACCGTTAAATAACGGATCCTTTGTAGTCATTGTCCATGTCGGTGGTTGCACCACAGCCGGATTTACGTTATCCACAGAAATCGTATGTTTCATTTCCTCATTATTCTGTGCCATTGTTACTCAGGTAATTGAATTTGTTCAGTTCAAAGACCGCTTGCAACGTTCCATGCAGTATCTTGCTGTAAAATCTGATTCTGTAATACTGAGTCTGAAGCAGAATTCTGAGTCTCTTGAGAAAGTGGAGGTTAGTTGCTACTTTTGTATTTCAAGCATAAAGTGGGGATAAGGTAGTAAAAAATTATTGAGGTTGcattgatgtttgcaaagaagagtaaaaaagcacatagttttcttcaaCTCGTTGCCATTCTGAACTTAGTATTACTGGAACCTACAATTATGTTGTCATAAATGGGGCTGCATATTATTGTAACCTGCCTTTTTCTTGGAACCTACAGTTTATATCTTAGGTGTTGATTAGTTTGTTATAAAATTATAGTATTGATGCTGCTATTTTTTATGATCTGTACTGATAAACTGTCCCTAACTGCAGTCTGTTCTTGAAAATGTGAATCATGGAGGAGGCTTGGTTGAATTATCAAATGAAGATAACATGAAACATTTAACTTTTAATGAAGATCTCGAGGCACGCCCTTGGTGGACACCAACTAGCAGTGTAAATTTTCTTTCAGGTATAGGCTTCTCGTACCATGTCATTGTTTATCTGTATCTCTTAGTTCTTAGCACTAGCGCCTCTTTGGTTTTCTTTTCCCTCCATTTTGAATTACTATGTTGCATGCTCAGGAATTAGTTTTCTTTATTCATTTAGGTGTCTTCTTCTCTAACGTTCTTACTATTGTTATGGACTTGTCGTTTTACAGAACCAGTTGATGAAGATTCAACACCTGCGTGCTTTAGGGCCAAAGTGGTATGTCATTTTCTTAGAACCTTTATTTACACAAGCAAGAAGTTTTTTTCCTTTATCGTCTCCATTCATCGTATTACGTAATACTTTGAAGAAGAAAAAAGTCTACATCAAGCCACCTTTACTTTGGTTGAGTGTCCCTACAACTCTAGACGTCTACCTCCTAAGGTGGTTTTCGAGGTCTTTCCCTGTATATGCCCACATCAGGTCATGGGTGTACCAATGTACTTTTGAATTTCACAGCAAATAATTGGTAGCTTAGTGGACATATATTAACGGAAAAGAAGATAAAAGGCATATTTCTTGGTTCTGACAGGATGATGTAAAAAGTCATGTGTTCAAAGACCACACATCTCAATTTTTTCGTTCTATTTTGTTTCTTACTTGATCCTAATTTGTAAATAAAATGCCTCTCACTATTTTTTTTGTCAGAGTTTTGCATGAATTCTGCTTAAAGCTTAAGGATGACCCATCAGATATCAATTATCACTTATAAGACATGAAGATTTGTTGTCTTATTATATTGTAACTTTTGTCCACTGTTGAATTTTGTGTAGACCTGGATCTTTATAATTTATGTCCAGTTGCAATTTTGCAACTTCAAACTCCCATCTTGAAAATACTAGGTCTGTCACTTGTTCATTCCTCACGTGACGGGATGACCTTGCTGGTGAAATAAATAACCCTTACCCAGCAAGGTTCCACGCATCGCCTAGTCTACTTTTTTTTTTATTCTTAGCCGGGATGCTTCTTTTCAAGAACACAGTTCTTAATTCTTCCCACCTCCTATTCCTGAAAGTTATAGCATATTGTTTTACTTCACCGCTGCAGCCCATGCACCAGCATCACCAGCCGACACTGATAAAACCAGCATGCATAATGTCCGTGTGCCTGTGGCAATCTCCTAGTGGTGGTGGCTATGTTGCTTGTCATGGGCAACATGATCCTAGGTCCAGTGACTGGATATCAGCATGTGCCAAAAGCCCAAAACACCCAGCTCGACTTCCTTGTGCACCACACTACGACAGTTTTGAATGGCTAAAAAAAAGCCACAAGACCTGGATGCAGTTGAAGTTGCCTCATCGCTGGCTGACAATCAGAGATGAATAAACACTCTCTTTACATGACCTCTGTTAGGCCGGCGCGTATACACCTAGGTTATACATTTGACCAACATAACATGAATTGTGCAACATAAaatttatatcattagaaagtagaacatctaaactttctaatgatatatattttgaaATATATACCTTGAATTACGTTGGTTAAATTTACGACTGAGGGATATGCGCCGCCCTTATAATCCCGATCGGAGTGATATATGAGAACAAATGCAATAAGTGATATTTCCCTTCCGTTAAGCAGAAATTTTTGCAGCATGTTACATAAATCTACCAAGTTCTGTTTAATCATTCCTTCCCTTATGTTCATTGTAGTGCAAGCACAAATCTACCGAGAAGGATGGCCCTAAGATGAGAGATACTGAGAGAAAATCTCTTGTTCCCCGGCTTGTTTATCTTTCCATGCATGGTTGTGTATCTTCTCTCAGGGAAACTGAGCCCAACGGGGCTGTTTCTGATATTACTGTTGGGGAAATGAGAACCTTACTTGAGAAATATACTAGGAGTATTGGATATTCCATGGATGATGCTCTAAGCATGATTCTTGGTATGTCTTCAGGCAAGAAGTCTATCAAGGTATGAGAACTAATATATGTTCCCTTTTTACGTTTAGCTTTCCTAATAGCCTGCCTATATTGTACTCCTGTCACCCCTTTTCATTATATAGTGTTTTTGTATCTCAAGAATAATTATTGCATCTGTATAGTAAACATTCATATTTTTGGTAATTTTGTAATAAACATGCTGGCAGATCTAACTATTCTCCTATATGTTCTTTATATGCTGGTTCTAGTAGAAGGAACAAAGCATAAGTGTTGCTTCTATAGTCTCCCAAAACTAAATCTTGAATTCTAAAGCAATAGTGCTTGCAATAAGTGTTCGTTTAAATAGCAACCCCTATCTTTTATTGCTTTTTTGTTGAACATGCATAAGAACTACTTTTAAAGATTATTAATGCTGTATGATGTCAATTATGCAATCCGTTGCTCTTGCGTATCTTAATTGAATGGTTTGTTCAGTTTAACATTATGCCCGTAGTGTATGGGACCAACAGAAATTCTTGATGCTTCCCTTTTGTTCCACAAGCTACTTGCATCTTTCCTACGAATAAATTATATTGATTGTATTCATTGAAACGGCAACAATTTTTGTAATGACATTTGAAACAGTAGTTTTGTCCCCCTACTTCGAGACCCTACTCTTATTGCTGCAGTAGGATGACAAACCTATCTACACCTTGCTGATAACATCTGTGTTCTGCAGGATTTTGCTCCTGACATTGTCAGCTGGATGAGCTTTGCTGTATTTATTAATGCAATGAACTTGTGGTCAAATGAGTCGGTGATCCCCAGAACTGACGAGAACAGCCCTACTTCTTGGCAGATCGTGGATAACTTGGTGAAAGTTTGCATAGAGGAGCACCTGACTGACGCCAATCGAATCCTGACTTGTCCTGGAAATAACATTCCACTTTTAGTGCAGATGGTTACAGAACCCATTTCTTGGCATATTATCGTAATACAGTCCTGCATAAGAGCAATCGCCCCACaaggaaagaagaaaaagaaaggtgGTCCATCGCTACGACCAAACACACCTCAGTTGCAAGGAATTCAAAGATCTGTTCAATGCTTGATTGACACACTCCGAAGTGTACAAACATGGTTATCTGATCAGATGAGTCCGGAGGAGCATGCTTTAGATATCTTGTTGTCGCATTTGCAAGGAACTAGTGATGGTCCAGGACAGACATTCCTTGTCCTGGGAGAGAATTCAGCAGCACATGCCTCTGAGTTTGGTGATCTGATTTCCAAGTCATTGGAAACATGGAGTTCTACTGGTGTGGTACGGAGAATTGTGGGAGCAGAACATGAGCTGCTAGCTGAGTTCAAGAAAATGGTTGACTCGAAACTAAAGCGGCTCGTGTCAGAATTGGCTTCTTTATCTTCAGTGTTACACTAGATTTGATAAATTTTGCACATGAATTTTGCTCTTTTCTTGTTGTGGCTTTTGATTATATATGTTGTAACAGTATAGTGGAATAGCTGTGCGCTGTTGTTGATTGAATTGCTTCAATTCGATTTTGAGAGAACATCTGTATTTCCCTTTGCTTCTGTGTATCCGGTGCTGATCTGGAAATGTGGTGTATTATGCTGTGTATTACTCAAAATCGATCTGGTGATGATGTGCCAAATAACAGAACACCATTTCTCAATGAGGAAAAAGAGGATAAATACCATATATGGAATAAAAGAAGCTTTCGGGATACAGAGGGACTAATCCTCATATATATTACTTCCTTCATCCTAATAAAAGCTGCTCAAATATTTCTAGATACATATATATTTCTAATAGAATATGTCTATATACAAAATATACTTTTGTATATAGATAAAGGTAAGCAACTAtttttgggaacggagggagtacttctgTATAAATGATGCACCGGTTTGCTTGAATCACAGCCCCCATAAACAGTGTCCCGCGTATGAACAGTGACTCGGTCCTGCTTTTTTCAAAGTACATTTTTTTGACGTAATTTAACGGTTGAAATTCTCAGCTTTGGCAAACCTTACGGTAATTTTGAACCTTTTTAGTTCTTACTTCTAGTCCTTTCTTCTACAGAAGTACTCGAGTAAGTACTTGAGTAATTGCTGCCACTTTTAACCAGGAAAATATTACCGTGTTTGTCTATTTTACATGGGGAAAACACGTACGCAAAAAAATTGTAATGGTATATAAATTTAGATCTATCCGAGTTATGTTATTAATATATGCATAAGTTTTACTAAAAATAAAAATCGCATAGTACCATGATACTACGAATGATTCTACGATATGATACCGCTGACATGAAAACAACACCGCTTCTTGTTGACCCAGTTTTGATTCACTTATGGCTGAATTAAATTCCGCCGTTCGGATTCCTAGGTTTCACACCTTCTATCTTAATGCATAGGCACGGGCGAGTGGGTTGTTTTGGCTACATAGGGCCCTTTATTTTGAACATTATTAAAACATATATCATAGTTTCAAATAACTCTCAGAATAATGTGTAGTATAAAAATTGATGTATGCTCCAAGTCTGCGAAATCTCAATCCAAAATATGATGTAGTCTATAtactacaaaaaaaaaacaagttatGGATCTAGAGATGCGTGAACAGTACAGTTCAAAACCTTGTCAGACTTTGTCATTTGTTTATGTAACCCAGACTACAAATATTTATGAGGTCTTTTATGGTACCCTCAACTAGATATAGGCCGTTTATTTTTGTGGATCGAACGGTTCATATAAATTTATATCTCTAACTAAAACTGGAGTAGTATGAAACATACTGGTGGGTAAACTGGAGTGGTATGCATGGTTAAACTAGGAAACATCTACGACGGCAAAGAAACAAATCCCACTAAAAATGG
This Lolium perenne isolate Kyuss_39 chromosome 1, Kyuss_2.0, whole genome shotgun sequence DNA region includes the following protein-coding sequences:
- the LOC127311998 gene encoding N-terminal acetyltransferase B complex auxiliary subunit NAA25; its protein translation is MASKFGLAGGIPERRVRPIWDAVDSRQFKAALKLCTALLAKHPTSPYVLALKALTLERMGKADEALSVSLNAKELLYSNNIFHFDDLTLSTLQIVFQRLERLDLATSCYEYACTKYSNNLELMMGLFNCYVREYSYVKQQQTAIRMYKTVGEERFLLWSVCSILLQAYFSSGGEKLLALAEALLKKHISSHSLHEPEALALYISILEQQAKYDAALEILSGDLGSLMGREEDKLRTQGRLLTQACNYVAASEIYQKVLESCPDDWESFLHYLGCLLERDVNLPKPATGQHTCSSCSVGSAMLNKTSLSEELVESRLASALSFVQKLQKSDSGDFVRGPHLAIIEIERQHRLNGKTNDRKFMEALVNYFHRFGHLSCSSSDVEIYLHMLSNDEITELLDTVSRSFDASSVSVKALGLTITTFKVQELLGTFLSKSTADLQRTAKGMFETFYKNLPLSRDLDPQESMHGEELLSMASSILVQLFWRTRNLGYLLEAILVLEFGLTVRKHVWQYKITLVHLYTYLGALPLAHQWYASLEVKNILLESVSHHILPQMLMSPFLQQTASLVKDYLKFMDDHLKESADLTCLAYRHRTYSKVIEFVQFKDRLQRSMQYLAVKSDSVILSLKQNSESLEKVESVLENVNHGGGLVELSNEDNMKHLTFNEDLEARPWWTPTSSVNFLSEPVDEDSTPACFRAKVCKHKSTEKDGPKMRDTERKSLVPRLVYLSMHGCVSSLRETEPNGAVSDITVGEMRTLLEKYTRSIGYSMDDALSMILGMSSGKKSIKDFAPDIVSWMSFAVFINAMNLWSNESVIPRTDENSPTSWQIVDNLVKVCIEEHLTDANRILTCPGNNIPLLVQMVTEPISWHIIVIQSCIRAIAPQGKKKKKGGPSLRPNTPQLQGIQRSVQCLIDTLRSVQTWLSDQMSPEEHALDILLSHLQGTSDGPGQTFLVLGENSAAHASEFGDLISKSLETWSSTGVVRRIVGAEHELLAEFKKMVDSKLKRLVSELASLSSVLH